From the Lactobacillus johnsonii genome, the window CCTTGGTATGAGAAGTATGACTATTCACCAAAAATGACTATTGATGGTGATAAACTTGATTTCATGGCAAGTGAAGAAGATCGTCAAGAAGTCCTAAATCAAATTGTGGCTAAGCTCAAAGAAATGGGTAAACTTGAAGACGACTGGAAACCTAATTTAGTTAAATAAAGCAAAACTGCGGTCCAATATGGATCGCAGTTTTTATTTTTTAATCCTAACAATCAATGTCTTGATGCACCACTTACAGCATCAGCTGCTTCACCTGTTAACTGATTTTCCTTAGTAACAGGATATGGTTTCATCACACTTCTGCTCGTTGAAGAAATGCCCCAGTCAGCACTGTAATTAATATGATCAATCTTAGCATGTTTAATATCTTCAATTGTCTTACAGCCGGTTAATTGCATATCAATCAATAATTCCTTATTTAATTGCTCAATAACTGATTGAACACCTTGTGCACCACCAAGTGCTAAGCCATATAAGAATGGGCGGCCAATACCGACTAAGTCTGCACCTAATGCTAATGCTTTAAAGACATGAGAGCCGCGACGAACGCCGCCATCAAGAATAATTGGAACACGATGATTTGAGCTTCTTACTGCCTTAGCAATTTCAGGTAAAACATCAATCGTCGCAGGAGCGCCATCTACTTCACGTCCGCCATGATTAGAAACTACGATCCCATCTGCTCCAGCCCCAATAGCAAGCATAGCATCTTCAGCACATTCAACTCCTTTAACAATTACAGGAACATCAGCAATTTCCTTTATTTTACGAATATCATCTGGTCCAATATTTTGAGCCGATGAAGCATACATTTGTGCAACGCTTTGTCCTTCACCCTTTCCACCGTTCCATTCATTAAAGAAAGCCAACGGTACCGGATAAGTAAAGTTAGTTCGTAAGTTAGCTTCACGATAGCCACTAACTAAAGCATCTACTGTTAGGAAAAATCCCGTAAAACCTGCTTTAACTGATTCTTCAATTACCATCTTATTAAAGTCCCAGTTTTTGCTTAAATATAGTTGCATAAATCTAGGAGAATCCCCTACTGCACTTTGTACTTCTTGTACACTCTTATTTGCATAGGTACTCATCGCAAATAAGGCCCCAGCAGCTTTTGCACCTTTTGCAGTATCAATTTCTGCTTCAGCGTTTGCAATACCGTGGCATGCAATTGGACAAATCATAACCGGGGTCTTTAACTTCATCCCTAAAAACTCAGTATTAAGTTCAGGGTTTTGCATTCCAGTCAAAGCTCGAGGAACTATTTGAAAATGATTAAATGCTTGAGTGTTATTTCGCCAAGTCCATTCATTTTCAGCACCACTAGCTACATAGTAATAAGCAGCTTCTGGCATCACATATTTTGCCTCATTTTCCAGTTCATCTAAGTTAACCATATGTAACTTTTCTTCTCTTGTACTTTGTGGAAAGCCCTTATAGTAAGTTGTCATCGTACATTCCTCCAAATTTTATAACGCATGTTTCTTTACACTTTAATTTTAAGACTATTTTTTTAAATGAGTAACTAATAGCCCTTACGAAATAATTCACTATCTCTTATAAGATTTACTTTCAGAAAGTTTTTACAACCTTTCATCGCTAAAATTCGCGTTTACATTTATTTATGGGAATGCTACACTATAAAAGTTGCTTATTTAAAGCTTAAAAACGAACATTATGTCTGGAGGACAAAATGAATTTTATAAAAAACTACTTTCATTTAGAAAAGTTAGGAACTAATGTTAGAACTGAATTTATTGCTGGGTTAACTACTTTTATTAGTATGTCATATATTCTTTTCGTTAACCCTAGCGTTCTTGGTGCTAGTGGAATGAATACCGGCGCTGTCTTTACCGCTACTGCTTTAGCAGCTGCTCTTGGTACAGCAATCATGGGAATTGTTGCCAACTACCCGATCGGTGAAGCA encodes:
- a CDS encoding alpha-hydroxy-acid oxidizing protein, which produces MTTYYKGFPQSTREEKLHMVNLDELENEAKYVMPEAAYYYVASGAENEWTWRNNTQAFNHFQIVPRALTGMQNPELNTEFLGMKLKTPVMICPIACHGIANAEAEIDTAKGAKAAGALFAMSTYANKSVQEVQSAVGDSPRFMQLYLSKNWDFNKMVIEESVKAGFTGFFLTVDALVSGYREANLRTNFTYPVPLAFFNEWNGGKGEGQSVAQMYASSAQNIGPDDIRKIKEIADVPVIVKGVECAEDAMLAIGAGADGIVVSNHGGREVDGAPATIDVLPEIAKAVRSSNHRVPIILDGGVRRGSHVFKALALGADLVGIGRPFLYGLALGGAQGVQSVIEQLNKELLIDMQLTGCKTIEDIKHAKIDHINYSADWGISSTSRSVMKPYPVTKENQLTGEAADAVSGASRH